In Deinococcus malanensis, the following are encoded in one genomic region:
- a CDS encoding SMI1/KNR4 family protein translates to MTSSLLAFDGLLTALDALGLGLRDRMSPPADPTDIQRVADEFSGPVPEAWRALYAAHNGERDDWEEGTLFGLKFMPLSAVERWLDDVRDHLA, encoded by the coding sequence GTGACCTCTTCCCTGCTCGCTTTTGATGGCCTCCTGACCGCCTTGGACGCGCTTGGCCTGGGACTGCGCGACCGGATGAGTCCTCCGGCAGATCCAACCGACATCCAGCGTGTCGCGGATGAGTTCAGCGGTCCGGTCCCCGAGGCGTGGCGGGCTTTGTACGCTGCGCACAACGGCGAGCGGGACGACTGGGAGGAGGGGACGTTGTTCGGGTTGAAGTTCATGCCGCTGTCCGCAGTCGAGCGGTGGCTGGATGACGTGCGGGATCACCTGGCGTGA
- a CDS encoding response regulator yields MKFHVLMVEDNEADVFLMELALDGVVPDLQLHVVTTGPDALDFLNRQTPYEDAPTPHLVLLDGSTPCMTAAEVLTHVREGWSDADLPVVVFSGSSSEADIQRALQAGANGYVTKPLGLEEYTQAVQDTLHTWYAYALTTHA; encoded by the coding sequence ATGAAGTTTCACGTGCTGATGGTCGAGGACAACGAGGCTGACGTCTTCCTCATGGAACTCGCCCTCGACGGCGTTGTCCCCGACCTGCAGCTGCACGTGGTCACCACCGGGCCTGACGCCCTGGACTTCCTCAACCGCCAGACACCATACGAGGACGCGCCCACCCCGCACCTCGTCCTGCTTGATGGCAGTACGCCCTGCATGACCGCAGCGGAAGTCCTCACGCACGTACGGGAGGGCTGGTCTGACGCCGACCTCCCAGTCGTGGTGTTCAGCGGTTCATCGTCTGAAGCGGACATCCAGCGGGCTTTGCAGGCGGGAGCGAACGGCTACGTCACCAAACCCCTCGGGCTGGAAGAATACACCCAGGCCGTGCAGGACACCCTACACACCTGGTACGCGTACGCCCTCACGACGCACGCCTGA
- a CDS encoding PH domain-containing protein, which yields MESVTIGLILLTLPPLLYIVSRKSGVRYTWAPEALRVEAGLRRYVFPYATTSARFTTQPLGSRIWGTAVSGSVTGRYTLNSSTVHALATTTRPAQALLLTAGQHTFYVTPEKAEEFADRFLAK from the coding sequence ATGGAGTCCGTGACTATTGGCTTGATCCTGCTCACCCTCCCCCCGCTGCTCTATATCGTCAGTCGGAAGTCTGGAGTCAGGTACACCTGGGCTCCGGAGGCCCTCCGAGTGGAGGCCGGCTTACGACGATACGTTTTTCCCTATGCAACGACCAGCGCCCGTTTCACCACGCAGCCTCTTGGCTCCCGGATCTGGGGTACAGCGGTATCTGGGAGTGTGACGGGCCGCTATACCCTGAACAGCAGCACTGTTCATGCCCTGGCCACGACGACTCGCCCGGCGCAGGCGCTGCTCCTCACTGCAGGTCAGCACACCTTTTATGTCACGCCAGAAAAGGCTGAGGAGTTCGCGGACCGATTCTTAGCGAAATGA
- a CDS encoding DUF433 domain-containing protein, producing the protein MYERIVIDPNICNGRPTVRGTRITAQTIMEFLAVGDSIDDVLEEYPSLTREDILACLAYSSRLR; encoded by the coding sequence ATGTACGAGCGGATCGTAATCGACCCGAACATCTGCAACGGACGACCGACCGTGCGCGGCACCCGCATTACCGCACAGACCATCATGGAGTTCCTCGCGGTTGGGGACAGCATTGACGACGTCCTGGAGGAATACCCGTCATTGACCCGTGAGGATATTCTGGCCTGCCTGGCGTACTCCTCCCGTCTGAGATAG
- a CDS encoding transposase family protein, whose amino-acid sequence MQDLVSHHLSSCAAQQPCPRCHALSGCIHSHCERRFQHLPWGGLAVSVLLQG is encoded by the coding sequence GTGCAAGACCTCGTCAGCCACCATCTGTCCAGCTGTGCAGCACAGCAGCCATGCCCCAGATGTCATGCCCTGTCTGGCTGCATCCACAGCCACTGCGAACGACGATTCCAGCACTTGCCCTGGGGCGGTCTGGCAGTGAGTGTCCTCCTCCAGGGGTGA